From a region of the Bacteroidota bacterium genome:
- a CDS encoding M57 family metalloprotease: MKHFLFAVLLLTVCTSVFLPTASAQRTDTPVLFLIPAPDQESICRLHPVMDELGTFIPPPTAISDPLGVRTSTINVTYIDDDVAEPWPQAAKDAFNYAKTIWENHLDSPVDIEIDAHWSNLGGCDIMQGVTLGAAGPTFVASWVGSPIANTTYPIGLVNALFGSDQAPGSADVNASFNKDCDDVSTDLWYLGTDGSVPSGKIDFVSVVLHELGHGLGFAGSASYDDGVNDTGSGGTNNNECNGATGAGCFSATPNVYDRFIFDAASSGTALLDTGSYPDNSTTLGTALVSGVGHFSSSSVEANNGGTAAPIFGPNPWEGGSSYSHWDETSYNGSPHALMTPYLSSQEANHSPGALTCALFQDIGWPMGPDCLTLLPVEISNIEAVVDARNITLSWTTASETNNARFEIEVQQGSTPFTSVGFIAGAGTTDESQSYEHTFEAPAAGIYTLRLKQIDFDGTFAYSKTVNVQVALEAAYAWEPAYPNPFNPTTQFGLHVAVAQEVTIQVVDMTGRIVATLHQGQLAAANQHRFAFEASTLPSGTYWIRVIGETFQSSQPAILLK, encoded by the coding sequence ATGAAACACTTCCTTTTTGCCGTCCTGCTGCTGACGGTATGCACTTCAGTCTTTTTACCAACAGCCAGCGCCCAACGTACGGACACACCCGTTCTCTTTCTCATCCCGGCGCCAGATCAGGAATCTATTTGCCGGCTGCATCCGGTCATGGATGAACTCGGCACCTTTATTCCGCCGCCCACCGCCATTTCTGATCCACTGGGCGTCCGTACTTCAACCATTAATGTAACCTATATCGATGATGACGTAGCTGAACCCTGGCCGCAAGCGGCCAAAGACGCGTTCAATTACGCCAAAACCATCTGGGAAAACCACCTCGATTCACCCGTTGACATCGAAATTGACGCACACTGGTCTAACCTCGGCGGTTGCGACATCATGCAGGGTGTTACCCTCGGCGCTGCAGGGCCTACATTTGTTGCGAGTTGGGTTGGTTCACCCATTGCCAATACTACATACCCCATTGGACTTGTAAACGCACTCTTCGGCAGCGATCAGGCTCCCGGCTCTGCTGATGTCAACGCATCGTTTAACAAAGATTGTGATGATGTAAGTACTGATCTGTGGTACCTGGGCACCGACGGCAGCGTGCCTTCCGGCAAAATTGATTTTGTCAGCGTTGTGCTGCATGAATTGGGACATGGACTTGGCTTTGCCGGCTCAGCCAGCTATGACGACGGCGTAAACGATACCGGAAGCGGCGGCACCAATAACAATGAATGCAACGGGGCAACAGGCGCCGGCTGCTTTTCAGCCACCCCCAATGTGTACGACCGGTTTATATTTGATGCGGCTTCCAGTGGAACTGCATTACTCGATACCGGAAGCTATCCCGACAATTCAACAACCCTGGGGACCGCGCTCGTCAGCGGGGTCGGGCATTTTTCCAGTAGTTCGGTGGAAGCAAACAATGGCGGTACAGCAGCACCCATCTTTGGCCCCAATCCGTGGGAAGGCGGCTCCAGTTATTCACACTGGGATGAGACATCGTACAACGGCTCACCACACGCCCTGATGACACCTTATTTGAGTTCACAGGAGGCAAATCATAGCCCAGGCGCACTTACTTGCGCATTATTCCAGGACATTGGATGGCCTATGGGCCCAGATTGCCTCACGTTGTTGCCTGTGGAAATCAGTAACATCGAAGCAGTGGTTGACGCGCGAAATATCACCCTTTCATGGACAACTGCAAGCGAAACCAACAACGCCCGTTTTGAGATCGAAGTCCAGCAAGGCAGTACACCGTTCACCTCAGTGGGTTTTATAGCTGGAGCTGGCACAACCGATGAATCGCAAAGCTATGAACACACGTTTGAGGCGCCGGCTGCAGGGATCTATACGCTTCGGTTAAAGCAAATCGACTTTGACGGCACCTTTGCTTACAGCAAAACGGTCAACGTACAGGTTGCGCTGGAAGCGGCTTATGCATGGGAGCCGGCATACCCTAATCCGTTTAACCCAACGACACAATTTGGCTTGCACGTGGCAGTAGCACAGGAGGTTACCATTCAGGTTGTCGACATGACAGGCCGGATTGTGGCAACGCTGCACCAGGGCCAGCTTGCAGCGGCCAACCAGCACCGCTTTGCGTTTGAGGCCAGTACCTTACCCAGCGGTACATACTGGATCCGCGTAATTGGAGAAACCTTCCAGTCCAGCCAGCCGGCAATCTTGCTGAAGTAG
- the gyrA gene encoding DNA gyrase subunit A gives MEPEDTRIIPISIEDEMKSSYIDYSMSVIVGRALPDVRDGLKPVHRRVLYGMSELGLTAGSAYKKSARIVGEVLGKYHPHGDSAVYDTMVRMAQEFSMRYPLVDGQGNFGSVDGDSAAAMRYTEARMTRFAEEMLRDINKETVDFQENFDGSLDEPQVLPATYPNLLVNGSDGIAVGMATKIPPHNLGEVVDGVIAYIDDNEIEIADLIKYIPAPDFPTGGTIYGYAGVLSAYQTGRGRVVIRAKMHEEELRGTRMALIISEIPYQVNKSTLLEKIAFLVREKRIEGISDLRDESDRDGMRIVIELKRDAVPLVVQNQLYKFTACQQTFGVNVVALVDGRPRTLNLKEIIKYYVEHRHEVVIRRTEYELRKAEERAHILKGLVIALDHLDAVISIIRHSDDTDAAKKNLMAGVFPEKLTKDQLQRLGLPTHGNSLFELSEAQAQAILDLRLSRLTGLERQKIEDELEAVLKEIERLRGILGSEELRMNIIKAELLEVKERYNDVRRTEIDYTGGGDIILEDLIEDEQVVVTISHQGLTKRTSTTEYKQQGRGGVGMRGSGMRDEDFVEHLFVSYNHDYLLFFTDHGQCYWLRVFEIPEGGRTSKGRSIRNLIQIEPNDRVRAVLAVSKPDFGDEEFLNVHYVLMATRKGQVKKTSLEAFSRPRVDGIIAISVDEGDQLIEAHLTGGEADVLLAASGGRSVRFDENDARPMGRKTRGVRGIKLRDDEHVVGMSIFEEGDGRSVLAISANGYGKRSSLEDYRIQSRGGSGIITMKTTDKTGDLVSVKGVLETDDLMIVTTNGLMIRMAVDRISQQGRNTQGVRLLRLKDSDAIADVTRLVIDEDEEGEEGADGEAVAEDAAPADAAAETPADAASEGTGEEADADDEEV, from the coding sequence ATGGAGCCTGAAGATACCCGAATAATACCGATCAGCATCGAAGACGAAATGAAGTCTTCGTACATCGACTATTCCATGTCGGTGATTGTTGGTCGCGCGTTGCCCGATGTGCGCGACGGCCTGAAGCCCGTGCACAGGCGCGTGCTCTATGGCATGAGCGAACTAGGCTTAACCGCCGGCAGCGCATACAAGAAAAGTGCGCGTATTGTGGGGGAGGTGCTTGGTAAGTACCACCCACATGGTGACTCAGCCGTGTATGACACCATGGTGCGTATGGCGCAGGAATTTTCCATGCGCTACCCCCTCGTTGATGGCCAGGGCAACTTTGGCTCCGTAGATGGGGACTCCGCAGCAGCCATGCGTTATACTGAAGCGCGCATGACGCGCTTTGCTGAAGAGATGCTGCGCGACATCAACAAAGAAACTGTTGATTTTCAGGAAAACTTTGACGGTTCGCTGGACGAGCCGCAGGTCTTGCCGGCTACCTATCCCAACCTGCTCGTAAATGGGTCAGACGGGATTGCCGTGGGGATGGCTACCAAAATTCCGCCGCATAATCTCGGCGAAGTAGTTGACGGCGTTATCGCGTACATCGACGACAACGAAATCGAGATAGCAGATCTTATTAAGTACATCCCGGCGCCTGACTTCCCTACCGGAGGTACCATTTATGGCTATGCCGGCGTACTGAGTGCCTACCAGACGGGCCGCGGCCGCGTTGTTATCCGTGCTAAAATGCACGAAGAGGAGTTGCGCGGCACCCGCATGGCACTCATCATCTCCGAAATTCCATACCAGGTCAACAAAAGCACGCTGCTCGAAAAAATTGCGTTCCTCGTCCGCGAGAAACGGATCGAAGGCATCAGCGATTTGCGTGATGAAAGTGACCGCGATGGTATGCGCATTGTCATCGAGCTGAAGCGCGATGCTGTACCCCTCGTGGTGCAGAACCAGCTGTACAAGTTTACTGCCTGCCAGCAAACCTTTGGGGTCAACGTTGTTGCCCTCGTGGATGGCCGGCCGCGTACGCTGAATCTAAAAGAGATTATCAAATACTATGTGGAGCACCGGCACGAAGTTGTTATTCGCCGGACCGAGTATGAGCTCCGCAAAGCTGAAGAGCGCGCCCACATCCTGAAAGGCCTGGTTATCGCGCTGGATCACCTGGATGCCGTGATATCGATTATCCGGCATTCAGATGACACGGATGCGGCCAAGAAAAACCTGATGGCCGGCGTCTTCCCTGAAAAGCTGACCAAAGACCAGTTGCAACGCCTCGGCTTGCCAACACACGGCAATTCGCTGTTTGAACTCTCCGAAGCACAGGCCCAGGCCATTCTTGATCTGCGTCTGAGCCGTCTGACCGGCCTGGAGCGCCAGAAGATCGAAGACGAACTGGAAGCCGTACTGAAGGAGATCGAGCGTCTGCGTGGCATTCTCGGTAGCGAGGAGCTGCGTATGAACATCATCAAGGCTGAGCTACTTGAGGTCAAGGAGCGGTACAACGATGTCCGTCGAACAGAAATTGACTACACTGGCGGCGGCGATATCATTCTCGAAGACCTCATCGAAGACGAGCAGGTTGTCGTAACGATCTCTCACCAGGGCCTTACCAAGCGTACAAGCACTACCGAATACAAGCAGCAGGGCCGTGGTGGCGTTGGCATGCGTGGTAGCGGCATGCGCGATGAAGACTTCGTAGAACACCTGTTTGTGTCCTACAACCACGACTATCTGCTCTTCTTCACGGACCACGGGCAGTGTTACTGGCTGCGTGTGTTCGAGATACCCGAAGGCGGGCGGACCAGTAAAGGGCGGTCGATTCGAAACCTGATACAGATTGAACCGAATGATCGCGTACGTGCCGTGCTTGCCGTCAGTAAACCTGACTTTGGCGATGAGGAATTCCTTAATGTGCACTACGTCTTGATGGCTACCCGTAAGGGCCAGGTAAAGAAAACTTCCCTGGAGGCATTTAGCCGGCCACGCGTGGATGGTATTATCGCCATTTCCGTGGACGAAGGTGACCAACTGATCGAAGCGCACCTTACCGGGGGCGAAGCGGATGTGTTGCTCGCTGCTTCAGGTGGCCGAAGCGTACGCTTTGACGAAAACGATGCACGCCCAATGGGCCGCAAAACACGTGGTGTACGCGGCATTAAACTGCGTGATGACGAACACGTAGTTGGAATGAGCATCTTTGAGGAAGGCGATGGCCGCTCCGTACTGGCGATTAGCGCCAACGGATATGGCAAACGTAGTTCGCTTGAAGATTATCGCATCCAGAGCCGCGGCGGTTCGGGCATCATCACGATGAAAACCACCGATAAAACGGGTGATCTCGTTTCGGTGAAAGGCGTGCTTGAGACCGACGACCTGATGATCGTGACGACCAACGGACTCATGATTCGCATGGCCGTCGATCGGATCAGCCAGCAGGGCCGTAACACCCAGGGTGTGCGCTTGCTTCGCCTCAAAGACAGTGACGCCATTGCTGATGTCACCCGCCTGGTTATCGACGAAGATGAAGAAGGCGAAGAGGGTGCCGACGGTGAGGCCGTTGCGGAAGACGCTGCACCAGCGGATGCAGCCGCAGAAACGCCGGCAGATGCAGCCAGCGAAGGCACCGGCGAAGAAGCTGATGCTGATGATGAAGAAGTGTAG
- a CDS encoding response regulator transcription factor, translated as MHALPYSSEATKIARSRILIVDDHPLVRQGIAQFINQEKDLQVCGEASDGHEALRVIDDLNPDLVVVDIEMKGLSGLELVRSMKTHHPKIPVLMLSMHDENLYAERALRAGARGYLMKEEDPEKVVQAIRVVLNGDVYASDKATSKILKLLSDSKTTDQGTSVDRLSDRELEVFRMIGDGYRTRHIASKLILSAKTVESYKARLKQKLMLKDAAELARYAAEWVKSS; from the coding sequence ATGCACGCACTACCGTACTCATCCGAAGCTACCAAGATCGCCAGAAGTCGCATTCTCATTGTGGACGATCATCCCCTTGTTCGCCAGGGCATTGCCCAGTTTATCAACCAGGAAAAAGACCTGCAGGTGTGTGGAGAGGCCTCCGATGGCCACGAAGCCCTGCGGGTAATTGACGACCTCAATCCGGATCTGGTTGTTGTAGACATTGAAATGAAGGGCCTTAGTGGCCTGGAACTGGTGCGCAGTATGAAAACGCACCATCCGAAAATACCCGTGTTGATGTTGTCGATGCACGACGAAAACCTGTATGCAGAACGCGCTTTGCGTGCCGGCGCACGCGGGTACCTGATGAAAGAGGAAGACCCGGAAAAGGTTGTGCAGGCCATTCGCGTTGTGTTAAATGGCGACGTATACGCCAGTGACAAAGCCACCTCGAAAATCCTGAAGCTGCTTTCAGACAGCAAAACAACAGACCAGGGGACGTCTGTGGACCGCCTGAGTGACCGTGAGCTCGAAGTGTTCAGAATGATAGGGGATGGCTATAGAACGCGGCACATCGCCTCTAAGCTCATCCTGAGCGCTAAAACAGTAGAGTCATACAAAGCGCGACTCAAGCAAAAGCTGATGCTCAAAGATGCCGCAGAGCTTGCCCGCTATGCAGCTGAATGGGTCAAGAGTTCGTAG
- a CDS encoding response regulator, with amino-acid sequence MEVLLVEDDMITRRLLTKMVTAQGHTVSPFADAEEAWQAFQEKTYPLLVLDWMLPGMSGLELCRKVRESPMGPYCVVVIITAMTEPQHLEEVLEAGADDYLAKPVDRELLNVRLTIAERRVLDLLEHKEAQEQLRLLDAAIRSSSEGILITTTNMDEEVPRVVYANDGMSAMTGYSPSELIGKSLASFQGPKTNQEVMENMNRAMRIGDSFSTEMVHYKKDNSPYLVRWDVAPVRDSMGRITHYVSVQREITEQRRLERELVEISEREQQRIGRDLHDGLGQKLTGLAFMAKSLERRLKNQDRDAAEQAMTIAQLVNDAKSDARNLSKGLVTVDLKGNGIILAIEELAARVEQFADVECSVVSKLTIPILDETVAMHIYRICQEALNNAVKHSEASEVKVVLRQEDDQLIVSIEDNGKGLQNIKNKGMGLRIMAFRAQMINAALNISKRPQGGTLVSCSLVNPSLVTQN; translated from the coding sequence ATGGAAGTGTTACTTGTTGAAGATGACATGATTACCCGGCGTTTGCTGACCAAAATGGTCACTGCGCAAGGCCATACGGTAAGTCCATTTGCCGATGCGGAGGAAGCCTGGCAGGCTTTCCAGGAAAAAACGTATCCACTGCTTGTGCTGGACTGGATGCTGCCTGGTATGAGCGGACTTGAGCTTTGTCGCAAGGTCCGCGAATCGCCTATGGGCCCTTATTGCGTGGTTGTAATTATTACAGCCATGACGGAGCCACAACATCTGGAGGAAGTGCTCGAAGCCGGCGCTGATGATTATCTGGCCAAACCGGTTGATCGTGAACTGTTGAACGTGCGGCTCACCATTGCCGAGCGCCGCGTACTCGACCTGCTTGAGCACAAGGAGGCCCAGGAACAGCTGCGCCTGCTAGACGCAGCGATTCGAAGCTCCTCCGAAGGCATCCTCATTACGACAACCAACATGGACGAAGAAGTGCCGCGTGTGGTGTATGCCAACGACGGTATGTCGGCCATGACAGGCTATTCACCATCAGAACTTATTGGTAAGTCGCTGGCCAGTTTTCAGGGGCCAAAAACGAACCAGGAAGTGATGGAAAATATGAACCGTGCCATGCGGATCGGGGATTCTTTCTCGACAGAAATGGTGCACTACAAAAAAGATAATTCGCCTTATCTCGTCCGATGGGATGTTGCGCCTGTGCGCGATTCTATGGGGCGAATTACGCACTACGTGTCTGTACAGCGCGAAATTACGGAGCAACGCCGGCTTGAGCGCGAACTGGTGGAAATCAGTGAACGCGAACAACAGCGGATCGGCCGTGACTTGCACGATGGTCTCGGACAAAAACTGACGGGCCTGGCTTTTATGGCCAAGAGCCTGGAACGTCGGTTGAAAAACCAGGACCGCGATGCCGCAGAGCAAGCCATGACCATTGCACAACTGGTGAACGATGCAAAATCAGACGCCCGCAATTTATCCAAGGGCCTTGTAACCGTTGACCTCAAGGGCAATGGTATCATTCTGGCCATTGAAGAATTGGCTGCGCGCGTAGAGCAGTTTGCCGACGTGGAGTGCAGCGTTGTCTCTAAACTAACAATACCCATCCTGGATGAAACGGTAGCCATGCATATCTACCGCATCTGCCAGGAGGCACTTAACAACGCCGTGAAGCACAGCGAGGCCAGTGAGGTAAAAGTTGTGCTCAGGCAAGAAGATGACCAGCTCATTGTTTCAATAGAGGACAATGGGAAAGGCCTTCAAAACATAAAAAATAAAGGCATGGGACTGCGCATTATGGCCTTTCGCGCACAAATGATTAATGCTGCCCTCAATATCAGCAAACGACCACAGGGGGGAACGCTCGTCTCTTGTTCTCTCGTGAACCCAAGCCTGGTGACCCAGAACTAA
- a CDS encoding PAS domain S-box protein gives MEEAKFVMAKRVSPFGWSQLLGAASSDRKTGGSATDAGRTSGRNASVRTQIRSFIFESQILQALSNAVVVLDEQFVIRSWNRAAEALYGWSINEVLGKPADECWQLHFKEDPGASVSRSLETSGQWEGQVFQQHKSGVQMVLDAVLVMQRGPSDGVLKYVFIGKPLTEEHVAVQDSVQAGVKWHQLFDSYPEPIAITVGEHFVYVNSACAALFGATAIDEMIGRSMYEFSLAPYHKLLKRRIELLENGEATKPLESRIRRLDGHVRYVRSYGVPVEYDGQKAAQLVVSDITDKKRALAALERSERRFWALFERAGIGIILSTHDGRILETNPALQKMLDYSADDLREMNYKEITHEEDLGIQAQFYRQIHEGKIDRYRLEKRYLRQDGKLVWGSLTMAVIRDDSGAVEYMIGMVEDISARKKTEAELVAAQSKAEEMTLLKSSFLTNMSHEIRTPLTGIIGFAAILEDEVHEEQKELVQLIEQSGQRLLQTLNAILDLSTLESGTMQLKPQRLDIIDEVLTRVHYLEPKARAKGLYLELAPGPKKLFATLDRDSLDRVLSNLISNAIKFTRQGGVTVLIEQKNRDLIIKVRDTGIGISEPFMPHLFEAFRQESTGMTRTYEGTGLGLTITQRLINFLGGKINVASALGEGSEFTITFSDVVLEADSRGRAAGRKQDDGSVGRGRPRVLVLEDNQDARRLLEKFLEGGYDVALAGEEHLALELAREQLFDVVLMDINLGGGRTGVDALRALRHLSGYEQIPVVALTAYAVTGDRERFLSHGFNGYLGKPLTKQELYDVIANVLDT, from the coding sequence ATGGAAGAGGCGAAATTTGTTATGGCAAAAAGGGTATCACCCTTCGGTTGGAGCCAGCTCCTGGGGGCTGCGTCATCTGACCGTAAAACCGGGGGATCCGCCACCGATGCCGGCAGGACGAGTGGCAGGAACGCAAGCGTTCGCACGCAGATCAGATCTTTTATTTTCGAGAGCCAGATACTACAGGCACTCTCGAATGCAGTAGTTGTCCTTGACGAGCAATTTGTTATTCGAAGCTGGAATCGTGCTGCTGAAGCGCTATACGGCTGGTCAATTAATGAAGTGCTTGGCAAGCCGGCTGACGAATGCTGGCAATTGCATTTCAAGGAGGACCCTGGTGCGTCTGTTTCCCGGAGTCTGGAGACTTCCGGGCAATGGGAAGGGCAAGTCTTTCAACAACACAAATCTGGCGTGCAAATGGTATTGGATGCCGTGCTGGTCATGCAGCGCGGACCGTCTGATGGCGTACTAAAATACGTTTTTATTGGCAAACCGCTGACCGAAGAACACGTTGCCGTTCAGGATTCGGTGCAGGCCGGGGTCAAATGGCACCAACTCTTTGATTCTTATCCCGAACCCATTGCGATTACGGTAGGTGAGCATTTTGTCTATGTAAATTCTGCCTGTGCTGCCCTTTTTGGGGCAACAGCCATCGACGAGATGATTGGTCGTTCGATGTATGAGTTTTCGTTGGCGCCATACCATAAATTGCTCAAGCGACGGATTGAGTTGCTTGAAAATGGAGAGGCAACAAAGCCGCTTGAGTCGCGCATTCGCCGGCTCGACGGACACGTGCGCTATGTGCGGAGCTACGGCGTGCCCGTTGAGTATGACGGCCAGAAAGCAGCTCAGCTGGTGGTTAGCGACATTACCGATAAAAAACGCGCGCTTGCAGCATTGGAGCGAAGCGAGCGCAGGTTCTGGGCGCTGTTCGAACGTGCGGGTATCGGCATCATCCTGTCTACACACGACGGGCGCATCCTGGAAACCAATCCCGCTTTGCAGAAAATGTTGGATTATTCAGCGGACGATCTGCGGGAAATGAATTACAAAGAGATCACCCACGAGGAAGATCTTGGGATTCAGGCGCAATTCTACCGCCAGATACACGAAGGCAAAATTGATCGGTATCGGTTGGAAAAACGCTATTTGCGCCAAGACGGGAAATTGGTATGGGGCAGCCTTACGATGGCTGTAATTCGCGATGATTCAGGTGCTGTCGAATACATGATCGGTATGGTTGAAGACATTTCTGCCCGTAAGAAAACCGAAGCTGAACTTGTTGCTGCACAGAGCAAGGCTGAAGAGATGACCCTGCTCAAATCGTCTTTCCTTACCAACATGAGCCACGAAATTCGAACCCCGCTTACGGGGATTATCGGGTTTGCAGCCATCTTGGAAGACGAAGTACACGAAGAGCAGAAAGAACTGGTACAACTGATCGAGCAAAGCGGACAGCGGTTGTTGCAAACACTTAATGCAATACTCGATCTTTCGACGCTTGAGTCTGGCACCATGCAACTCAAGCCGCAGCGGCTTGATATCATCGACGAAGTGTTGACCCGGGTGCATTACCTGGAGCCCAAGGCACGCGCGAAAGGTCTCTATTTGGAGCTTGCGCCCGGGCCAAAGAAATTATTTGCCACACTGGATCGCGATAGCCTCGATCGTGTGTTGTCAAACCTGATCAGCAATGCGATCAAGTTTACCCGACAGGGTGGTGTAACGGTGTTGATCGAACAGAAAAATCGGGACCTGATCATAAAGGTTCGCGACACCGGGATTGGCATTAGTGAGCCGTTTATGCCGCATCTCTTTGAGGCATTCAGGCAAGAAAGCACCGGGATGACCCGTACCTACGAAGGTACCGGGCTCGGGCTAACGATTACACAACGGTTGATAAACTTTCTGGGAGGAAAAATTAACGTGGCAAGTGCGTTGGGCGAAGGGTCGGAGTTCACTATTACTTTTTCTGATGTAGTGCTCGAGGCAGATAGCCGCGGGCGTGCAGCTGGCCGAAAGCAAGATGATGGCAGTGTCGGTCGTGGCCGGCCAAGGGTGCTGGTGCTGGAGGACAACCAGGATGCTCGACGGTTGCTGGAAAAATTCCTTGAAGGTGGTTACGATGTCGCATTGGCTGGAGAAGAGCATCTGGCTCTTGAGCTGGCGCGCGAGCAGCTGTTCGACGTTGTGTTGATGGATATCAATCTGGGCGGCGGACGTACCGGTGTGGATGCACTGCGTGCGCTACGTCACCTGTCAGGATATGAACAGATACCTGTTGTTGCGCTGACTGCTTATGCCGTAACAGGTGACCGTGAGCGTTTTCTTTCGCACGGTTTCAACGGATACCTGGGCAAGCCCCTTACAAAACAAGAGCTGTACGATGTAATTGCAAACGTGCTGGATACCTGA
- a CDS encoding glycerophosphodiester phosphodiesterase produces the protein MLDLQGHRGARGLLPENTIPAFEKALALEVTTLEMDVVITKDSQVVVSHEPWFSGTICSKPSGEPIPHDNEKSYKIFEMTYEEVKRFDCGLRGNPRFPRQEKVAVHKPLLKDVIAFAEAYARQPDQPAILYNIETKSTPAGDNVFHPDPATFTQLLIEVLEETAILNRATIQSFDPRTLQVARSLKPDLSLALLVGDHDTFDFAGHIEHLGFTPAIYSPYYKLVDKALVDAAHAHDMLVIPWTINTLEEMQALVDLGVDGIITDYPDISQKLVSGKN, from the coding sequence ATGCTTGATTTACAAGGTCATCGTGGCGCACGCGGCCTATTGCCCGAAAATACCATCCCTGCGTTCGAAAAAGCACTTGCGCTTGAGGTTACGACGCTGGAAATGGACGTCGTTATTACAAAAGACAGCCAGGTTGTTGTTTCTCACGAGCCCTGGTTTTCTGGTACCATCTGCAGCAAGCCCTCCGGAGAGCCAATTCCGCACGACAACGAAAAGTCCTACAAAATTTTTGAAATGACCTACGAAGAGGTCAAGAGATTTGACTGTGGCCTCCGCGGCAATCCCCGGTTTCCCCGCCAGGAAAAAGTGGCTGTTCACAAACCCCTGCTGAAAGACGTCATTGCCTTTGCTGAAGCCTATGCCCGCCAGCCTGATCAACCAGCCATTTTGTATAATATTGAAACCAAATCTACCCCCGCCGGCGATAACGTATTCCACCCTGATCCGGCGACCTTTACGCAGCTACTGATCGAGGTATTGGAAGAGACGGCCATACTGAATCGCGCAACCATCCAGTCGTTCGACCCGCGCACCTTGCAAGTTGCCCGCAGCTTAAAACCTGACTTGTCGCTGGCCTTGTTGGTGGGTGACCACGACACCTTCGATTTTGCCGGCCACATCGAACACCTTGGGTTTACCCCTGCCATCTACAGTCCGTACTATAAGCTTGTTGACAAAGCCCTCGTGGACGCAGCCCATGCGCACGATATGCTGGTTATCCCCTGGACCATCAATACCCTCGAAGAAATGCAAGCGCTTGTTGACCTCGGTGTGGACGGCATCATTACGGATTACCCGGATATCAGCCAAAAACTTGTATCAGGTAAAAATTAG
- a CDS encoding NifU family protein: MSTEQTPSEEAYNPGADPVLRQQIEDALETIKPYLNADGGSVRLVDITPDMVVELELLGACGSCPMSTMTLRAGIEQTLKKAVPQIARVEAVNEAPIF; this comes from the coding sequence ATGTCAACCGAACAGACACCTTCTGAGGAAGCTTACAACCCTGGTGCTGACCCGGTACTTCGCCAGCAGATTGAAGACGCACTGGAAACCATCAAACCCTATCTTAATGCAGATGGTGGTTCAGTTCGACTTGTTGATATCACGCCAGACATGGTGGTTGAACTTGAACTCCTTGGTGCATGCGGTTCGTGCCCGATGAGCACCATGACACTCCGCGCCGGCATCGAGCAGACGCTCAAAAAAGCTGTCCCCCAAATCGCGCGCGTTGAAGCCGTCAACGAAGCACCCATCTTTTAG